AATATGCGTTTACTAGGAAAAAAAGATGACCCCATGTTTTCTCCctctttttatatcaatgtTGTGAGAAACTAAACGTATGCGAGCGAGGACAGTATGCTccatgataaaaatatttaatgagatACTTCCATTAGATGATCATGGTAGGGATCCATTTGATGATCTCGGGGTAGAACCTCTCAGTCTTTATGCAGTTATTCTAGAATACACACTGAGTTCTCATCGGTAAACGCAACGAGTGGCGAAGGAAGAAAGATAGAAAACAATTCTGTTTCTTATCTGAAAAAGCGTTTGCCTTGTTGCTTATAAATCGATGCCTTCCCTCGCGTAAAAACCGGAgagcaaaaagaaataaggGATGACGCGTAAAAGCACAATTAATCGCACGTTAAAATTAATGCTCACTCTGTGCGGTATATGGCCAGGCACATCGTGTGTTATAATCTGCAGGGCGTATTGGATTATTGCATTAGCAACAGATGAAATTTGCCACTACCGTTATCTTTTAATGCATTTGCATTCTAATGATCTTTTCGACTTGATGGACTGTTTCAGTAGTTTTCTAACgcaagtaaaattttcaattaagttGATCATATTTTGGTTGAATGAACGGTAAGTAATGctacataatatataagtagtttgtatatttattacccAAGATTATTTTCTGCCATTATCttctacttttattgtaatcaacatatgtaaataaataatatattcaattattcaggAAGacttgcatttttaaaaaatttttatcgataaatattcatttttatactttattttactcaaatgtaagataactataatttaaaaaattaaaacaaagaaaatatgttaatataattatataataatacgtgtttattatatatttattatatatttacatatataataaaatatataataaatttatatattaaattttttctagaaaTATACACAAGTTTTTGTATCTTACATTTGTTCCGATAGAATAATTGATGATTCAAATAATTCGCAGAAAATTCATCGAGATCTTGACGATGATGACAGAAGACTGGAACGATTGCAATGGAAGTGACGTCAACATGCGTGAGACGTTATGCAAAGCTAAATTAGCAGCCCGTATCACTAACGCAATGTTCACTCTTCATACGTTAACTATTGTTGCATATAGTATTGGCATCTTCTTGGCCGACGTCGACGTCACCAATCAATCTGAACTACCTCTTCTCTTAAAAGTCGAGCTTCCTGTCAACATAAACACTGAACGCACGTATAGAACGTTGCTGACCATGCAATTTGTGCATCTTATCATGTCCGGCTGTGGGACAGGTCTACTGAATGCATTGCTTTTAACTTTGGTATGTAAGTTGCAACGTATGAAACGCAATTGtcataaattagtaattataaaaataattggcaATTAATACCGTCTCCAAACaatactttctctctctctctctctctctctctctctgttaaAATGTgtaccatttttaattttaatcagtaGATACAATgtgtgatttttatttctagacTCTACACGTAGGTGGTCAGATGGATATCTTGCGCTGTTGGTTACATGAGCTCGTACCGCGAGAGAATAAAGGAACAGCCGAATCTGTCGCCTTTAcgacgaataaaattattcgcaAGCATCAAa
This genomic stretch from Monomorium pharaonis isolate MP-MQ-018 chromosome 4, ASM1337386v2, whole genome shotgun sequence harbors:
- the LOC105830106 gene encoding odorant receptor 4, with amino-acid sequence MTRKSTINRTLKLMLTLCGIWPGTSCVIICRAYWIIALATDEICHYRYLLMHLHSNDLFDLMDCFSSFLTQVKFSIKLIIFWLNERKFIEILTMMTEDWNDCNGSDVNMRETLCKAKLAARITNAMFTLHTLTIVAYSIGIFLADVDVTNQSELPLLLKVELPVNINTERTYRTLLTMQFVHLIMSGCGTGLLNALLLTLTLHVGGQMDILRCWLHELVPRENKGTAESVAFTTNKIIRKHQRVINFSEYIEDLYTYIALVQFTSNTVLICSLGFLIVTAIGSPHATEHIIRSLLFYTVTNLEAFIFCYAGEYLKNKSKAVGIAAYNSAWYEMKPENSRNLIFVILRAQKQLTLTVGKIMDLSLESFTSIMKASGSYLSVLLAMQ